The following are from one region of the Treponema denticola genome:
- a CDS encoding ABC transporter ATP-binding protein, with the protein MIEISNVSKAYGSSKTKAVDCISVNVKNGEIFGFLGPNGAGKTTTIKMITGVLNPDSGSIIVDGVNIAEDPMEAKRRIGYVTDNPELFSQLKAAEYLNFIGDVYGVPADVRQERIEKYTKLFGINEALNGSIGSFSHGMKQKLLVTGSLLSDPPVWILDEPMVGLDPKSAFSLKEIMRERADAGKVVFFSTHVMEVAEKLCDRLAIINAGKIMFEGSLQELREKRGENASLEKLFLELVDDKPSFNLGNGNA; encoded by the coding sequence CTCTTCTAAAACAAAAGCTGTAGACTGTATTTCGGTAAACGTAAAAAACGGCGAAATCTTCGGTTTTTTGGGGCCGAACGGAGCCGGAAAAACAACTACAATTAAGATGATAACCGGAGTCCTTAATCCGGATTCAGGATCAATAATCGTTGACGGTGTAAATATAGCTGAAGATCCTATGGAAGCAAAGCGCAGGATAGGCTATGTTACCGATAACCCGGAGCTTTTTTCTCAGTTAAAAGCTGCAGAATACTTAAATTTTATAGGGGACGTTTATGGCGTTCCTGCCGATGTAAGACAAGAAAGAATAGAGAAATACACTAAACTTTTCGGAATAAATGAGGCCTTAAACGGGAGCATAGGAAGTTTTTCTCACGGAATGAAGCAAAAACTTTTGGTTACCGGAAGTCTCTTATCCGATCCTCCTGTTTGGATTTTGGATGAGCCCATGGTCGGCTTGGATCCTAAATCAGCCTTTTCCTTAAAAGAAATTATGAGAGAAAGAGCCGATGCCGGAAAGGTCGTTTTCTTTTCTACCCATGTTATGGAGGTCGCCGAAAAACTTTGCGACAGGCTTGCAATTATAAATGCCGGTAAAATTATGTTTGAAGGTTCTTTACAGGAATTACGCGAAAAAAGAGGAGAAAATGCTTCTCTTGAAAAGCTCTTTTTGGAACTTGTTGACGATAAACCTTCTTTTAATTTGGGAAACGGGAACGCTTAA